A window of Schistosoma mansoni, WGS project CABG00000000 data, supercontig 0164, strain Puerto Rico, whole genome shotgun sequence genomic DNA:
GAGGCACCAATATAGTTTCCTAACACACTTGTCTCCCTGAATATATAATTAGTTATTTCATTCAAGCATAATTAAATATTGTATGATTCTATCGAAAATTAAAATCGATCACTTAGTTTACAATGTCTCTTTATTTATAAATCTTAAACTAAACTTAATACAAAAGGTTTAATTGTTCACCTTGAACATAGTGAAATCTAAACGGTAAGACAACAACAAATGATAGCACACCAGAAGTAAACAACTAGACAATAATTCCTAATGTTTCatgaaaacaagaaaaatacGTCAAGAACAAGACTTTCATCATCTTGGGATCATTAGTTAGCAGGCCAATTTCAGTTCACGTTTATATCATAAAATACTCGAGGTCGTTAAGTGATTTCGGAACAAAATCTtacaattcattttgtattgtttgttagtattttctcattaatgtttaggaatgTAAATGATCGAGCCttggagtgaaaatcaactctgggatgcagtaCACGTGGCTGATGAGTCTCgagtaggacaaaacgcgtgtcctgaattccactgctagcaaatGTAATCAATACATAAATTTTTGTGATTAACAGTCATATGAAACATAATTATTggtaatttgtttaaaataccACAAAGTCAAAATGCATAAAATCCAGTTTTTTAACAATCCAGTATTTCTTTTTAAGTTAGCTACGTAGTAACTAATTCTAAAAAAATATAGCTCAACCTCCAAAAAATCAGGCTATCTAACTTTAACAATAACCGTTTTATTTTATTCCCTCACTAAATATGAATTAATGAACTTGTTATAAATTCAAGTACCCTTAATAATTTTTTCGCCCCTCTTTGTTCTGTATATCTTAGCAGAAGTATATCATTCAAGACTGATTTCCGTTTTAACTCTCATTGAtttatatatgataataatGTCTGATTAAATGAAGCTAATAACGCAATAAACTGACTACCATACTGAATTTTTAGAggttaatttcattttaaataaagttctattaatactactactacttaaaaTCTTgtaatttgttgtttttttctgaaTGTGATTGATTATCGTTAGAAATTTATAGTTGTAATGTCTTAACAGTTTTTCTATAtactaaaaataatttacaggtGCTTCACACAGCCCACAGTATGACATTTTTCATGCTGGTGGCTATGCATCACCCGCTGTTGATGCATTATGCACTACAAGTGATGTATCCAAACTGGAAAGTGAATTTCGTAATCAAGCAGGTGAAAATATATTAACTGTTATACGTACAAGAGGAATTGATTCTATGGCTCCACCTGAACAAAGGTATGATATTCCAATTATTTAGTCTTTCCAGCTTTTAAACATAAAACAAATTCTCTTGTGAATTTCTAATATTCCTGGATGTTTAAGGAACACGAAATCAACTTCAATATACATGAAGAAGATTTAAATGAAGCTAATTTTTCTAAGTTAACTAATTCAAGCAGAGTATTTCGTTTTACAATTTACCTTAGAATGTTAATCACTCCAGTATAAGATTTTTAAGTGTTCCAACAGTGATATTTTGGTAAACTCTTTAGCATGTGATCTCCAAAAGTTAGGTGGATATAGTTTTATCGAAATGGGGCAGTAACTGAAATCTCAATGGGCTTCACCACATCATTCTCTTCCTGTGAAAATGGAAGAGGATGATGAGATAACGGATATATAGTTGTTGTTTCTAAAGacactttattttatatcttAAATATAtggatttaaaaacaaaaaaataaaacttgCATTTCAGTTAAAACATGGGAATTTAATCTACATCAGCTTCTGTAGTTTCTAGAGCGAAATGAATCAATTTCATTAAGTTTGAAATGTAACCAATAGGCCAATTAACCTGCCGTTTTAATTTACTAATTCTTATGTTTCAGAAAGCACTTAATCAAGATGTGTTTCCTGAAACTCATTATCACATAATATCTACAATATTGAGGCTTGTATATCATCTCACTAAATGACAAGTATGTAATGAATGATTTCGTCAAGTCAATTATCAGAGTATTTATATTGCTAAGTTTGTAGCTGAAGGAAAGTGTGATAAATGGTATTGAAAATACTTATGAATCATTACCTTGATGCTTTGAGAACTAAACGACAATAGCAACATAGGTAGTCAAGTTTCAGTCTTGTTTTATTCGCTGAATGAGGGCTAGGCAGCCCTTTAAATACGACGAAAGTCCACTATTTAAAGTTTTTTTATCATCATCGTGTTCATCAATAACGAATAAATTGAACAGATTAATTACCAGATAGTCGACTCCTGGGGTTATCTGATTCTTAGAAAAATAACAGTTTCCGTTTTGCTTATAAAACGAAGATACAACGCTCAGTGTACGGGTAGAATTAAAGCGTGGTTAGAAATCAGGTTTCATAGTTTAGTCAGTGTTGCCACAGTCCAGTCTTCTCATATGTATTATAAATTATAAGAAACGATTTGCCTCATTAAAAATACATTCATTGTCTTTCTACCTAGAAGCTTTTATCGGGTAGTCTATTCGCTAGTCAGCAAATGTTTCCGTAACTTATTAGCTAACTTGAATATTCGAGTAGGTAGTCTATAAAATCTGTTTAAAAGTTTGAAGTAGATGCAAAAAAATTAGGAATTACTTTTATTTACATGTTTAAATTTTGTCAGTATGATGAAAAAACACTTAACCATCTTAAATAATCTATCAAATTCCGAACAGATTTCGCTCTGCCCTGTTTGCGGTCAACAGTTCTCATCATCTGTTATCATTTCTATCACGTATAGTTCCAAGTCCTGACTGGTGTACAGGTTTATCAAGAGTTGATATATGTCTCCAAAATTGTTCTTGGCCGTTGAGAATGCAATTTCGTTTAGAACCATGGGATGCTGGAGTTATGACTGGGAATACATATATTCCCATTGAAACTTCTGAAAGATTAAGAGAACCAAAACCAATGTGTCCAATAACACCTGATCTACGACCAAATACACCATTTACTGTTTTGACTGATTACGTATCTCTACCAAATTCGGATTCATTCAGTTTAACTAATCTACATACGAGTGGTTCCAATACATTTAGAAGTCCTAATTTAGGTTTACCAATGTCAGATCAAATGAATCTATTAAATATTCCATCGACCAGTGGACGTATGCGTAGACAATTTGCACGACTTGGTACTGTTGAACTGGAGTTACTACGTATAAATGAGGTAACAGCAATTACTAATAATAACTGctatttaatgaatattttaaaataactcAGTGTTTACTCAAAAAAAGCAGTTAACTTGTATTTTAAACGTAATTTTTCCAGCTGAATAAATAAAAGACAAATTTCTAATTGAGTGAATTCAGTTTCTATATTGAAAGTGactatatataaaatatgtAGCAAGATGTTAATAACGATGTTACTTGTATAGTGAGACAATCAAACAGAAGGTGATTCTTCAAATGCTTTTTATCAAACGAATGGTATTATAGAATCTAATAAGCAATAAGCTGTAACTAATTTAAAAGAGATTAAATAAACGAGTTACATTGATTTATGATAAAAAATGCATTTTAAGTAAGTTGGAGTATTATCAGTTGATTAACATATCAGATTTATTCAGTGATTGGTAAAGTATTTATAGAGAAACAACGTCTTCTTATCTTATGCATTACGTGTCAAAACGATGAAAGTAATCGGAAGTTGTTACATATGGAACTAACAATAAACaagaatggatgaattgttgaaaAATCAATTAGTTCAAAACTTAGACAGAAAACTTGATTTCTGAGAAAAAAGACTCGTAACATCAGTTACTATTGAAAAGTCAGTCTTTTGTATCTTAGTCTCCTTAATAAAGATGGGTATGAACATAGATGAATAGCTTGTGACAATAAGACATTTAGAAAAATTTCAATACCACTGAATAATCCAAAATAACCGTTAAagtacatttatttttttattagatGGGGAGTAATTTTGTATCCACAAATCTTATCAGCCAAGAGTTTAGTATCGATTTCCTATGTAGCTTATCAAGCCGATTAATTCAATCTTTTGAGTTACTACAACCAAAGCAATACTACAAAGAAGAGTCCATCATACAAAAACTTTGAATTTTGAAAATTTAACACTTTATTTTACTACACTTCCTTTCTAAACATCTCATAAAATGCTCTGTTCACTAGGTGATTATACAATAGAGAGATTATTTCAAGTAATTTAAAACTTCCGATTCAACTGTTTATTCTTATCtttcttaaaaaaaattcaGAACAGTCCTGAGAGTGAGAATAGATGTCATTCAACCACAAATTTATTTCAGAATTAATctcaaaaaaaacttttttcagTTTAAACCAAAATAACTGAATATAGTGTTTGATAAAATTAGAATTAATCGTAACGAACATTTTCAATGATATTTATTAAATctaaagtaattttattagttgagatcatgagtcaattgaagctagaacaccatggaaaacgtgaaaTCAATGGatcgccgtttcgtcctattgtgagactcctcagcagtgtgcatccacgatcccgcccagTGAGATTCGAAATAGGACCTATTGCTCTCGCgcacgaacgtttaacctctagaccactgagccggcatccaacggtgttactaTCTAAAGTGTTTGAAAGAACCAACtagaataataaatgaaatgatccAAGCAACATTGTAAGAAATTAAGATTGCCTAACTCTTTAACTGTGACCTACGTagtcaaataaattttaaaaatattaaaacacTTGATTAGGTAGCTAATCATCATAACAACTAAATCCattcaatcattatcattaattcaACATACACGAAATGATAGAATGTTTGTAAATCTTATTGTATCAATTAAAATTGACTGCACAACAAAAATTAGTAATCTAGACTAAATCAATTTCTTTCGAGAGTGTTTAGATAGAAATTTTTAGAGATGAGATAAAGTAAAAAGGAAGGAATAATAGAAAAATGATCTAAAAACTGTGAACAAGCATGTATACTTTTCTGATAAATTCGAGCAATTAATATTAGAATGTTTGATTAACATTGTAAAAAACTAAAATGTTGCTTAGTGTGTAAGAAATTGTTTAATCAATAGGTCAATGAATACACTTTATTAAAAGTACTAGCAACGTAGTTCATTTACGTATTGattgcttgaatcttcctattgatgtttaggactgaataTCAACTCTAGGATTCAGATATTTCTAGCTGACCAGCTCCATATAGAATGAAAGGCATGAcgttgattccactgctagccaccatcatcTTTGTTTATTAGCAATGTAATCGTATTAGTGATAGAATACTATAAAAAACTAATTTCTTCAAGTTCATTTTCTATtgatattcattttataaaatatttacagCATGAATCTTGCGCTACTGAAGTTCTTCAAGAAGATCAAGCTATGTCAAAAGCATCAAATTTTCCCCGTCGTGATTCTTATGGAGGGTCTTTTGATACAAGAACTGGTACAACAGAGAGTGATGCGAAAAGAGCACCAGCTGACTTATTGGGGGCGCGATGCCATTTAAGTGAATGGTCACCATGGAGTCCATGTACTCAAGTCGATTTAGATACTTGTTCCACAAGCGAGGCCAAATCATTCTGGACCAATACACCACCTCGTATGTGGCGAACAAGACATAGTATAAGCCAGTCAAACGATGAAGACTGTTTAGCTGCTAAATTAAAGGTAAATATTCGTATAATAGGtaatattcataatattatAAATATGAGTATGATGTTACTGGTTTTAGCTCAAGAAAGTAGTAGTTTATATATCATTTCAAATAATTGAAAACTAGCAAAAACGATGGGTGTGACATTCTACTCAAATCTACTCAATCAGGAATAAATATTGACGTTTTTCTGaaggtttttttatttattagctAGAAAAGAATGATTAAATTAAAGTATTACTTGATTGGGTCATTTCAGTTCATGAACGATTAGTTTGAAAATTAGGAGAACGGATAAAAATTGTCCAGTTTTCTCATGACATATTTATCAACTATGTTGtaaacagaatatatatatttgtacatGTGTCTTACAAATGTGTATAATATATCGTCCTATTACAATAACTGTTCAGAAAAACTTTAAAATTGTACGTTACAAATAAATCTATTTGATTAGTGACCTCATAAATTTCTATGGACAATCTAATTAAACGTTGCATATATTTTTAGTTCACAGATCAATTTTATTGATAAGGTCATACACATTTGTTAGAGTGTTCATAAGAAATCTTTTGGTTCATAGTGTCATCTATAAAACAGAACCGTTACAAGTAACGAAAATGACGAATGAATGGTGGTTGATCATCTGACACAATTAAACTACTTATGCTTGGTTGTGCCATTTCAATAGATCCATATTCACGTAACTGTGATGTATTATTCTATGGTATTATAAAACAGGAAACATGGCTGAAAATGACTCATTAAAAAGAACTGCACCAAAATGAAATAACTTGTATTGTTGGCTACTTTTGTATTTCTAAGGCAAATTAAGCGAATAAGTGTTATGACATTTTCGAAGTCATGCCAAACAACCTTCTAAAATTAATTTCACTAAATACTAATTATGATAATTGGTTTTTACTCAAAGTCCATCACAATTTCCTATGTAAGAGACGTATAGGCATAAAAATGTCAAAGCACTTTACATTTCTCCAAAACAGTGTGATGATGAGAGTTTGATCTTTGTTAAGAGTTTGTGATTGTATATTTCAGTAAGATGTCTATGGTGATAGACTTATCAGTAACGTCAGTAGCTACCCATTTTCAGGTTAACTTTGTATTCAGTAGCGAAAGTTACATCGTATTTTAGTCCCAATTTAAACatcttaaaaaataaattaacgcATAAACAGTAATTTTCACTCTTTACATATAAAAGCAGCTCAAAAAACACTGACTGTATCTTAGGATGTGTGATGGATTTTAACTTCTCAACAAATAGCTTTAACAGCTGTAAATTGACCGTTTACGTGAAAAAAATAATCGGTTCATCGATGTTAAAAACTTGAAATTTTGATACAGTTAGCTGAGTTGGACAACGATTTGTAATGTTctcattttatgaatatattttgACTTATTGCATACATTTGTTTCATGAATGTTTTTGCAAAGACTTAGGATAGTTCCACTTGTTAAGCTGTGTATAAAAATACTCAGCAAAAGTTATGAcagataattatttacttaactACTTTGTCGAAAATATCTCATAAACCTGTCAAAATGACTTTTTGTTTTATGAAATTGCTATAAAACAACACTTCAGTGATTTTTTAATGTCGAAAAGTCAACTTTTTCCTGACTTCTCACATAGGCGACTATTTCCTTGAAAAACGTTTTTTATATGATTTCCAGGAGGAAAAAGCTTGTGAAATGCCTACAGCTAAACAAACCTGTGGACCGATTCCAATTAGTACACCTCATACAAGAATGAATTTTATGGATACCTGTAACAAATTACCCTGGGGTCCATGGTCTACATGTATTAACGCTACATGTACGCGTCCAGGAATGATTTATCGTTGGAGGCGGTTTCCTGATCAAGCATCTAAAGTAGCATGTGAAAGACATCCATTGGCAAGTCAAGTTGATACCTGTTGGCCACCATCAAATTTTCAATGTTCTCTGTCGGAATTACAAACAGCTTGTCTCGAAGAACCACCTACTCCGCAAAGATTATGTGTTAGACCGTTGAACACGACTAAACGGTTAGTTTGTCATAATACTCAATGTTTTGACATTTTTCCATCTATTCCTTCTTACTAGTAGTTTCTGACTTTATATCTATAAAgcaacgatatatatatatatatatatatatatatatatatataggatttAGAAAGCGAAAACAAATTCAGTGAAATGACATGTAACCAAATACTGGATGTTTATCCTCAATATTAATAGTGAAAATAAAAGTGTACcacccagtaatcaatcaactgTGAATACagctcagtcctacaggaggtcagtcgcggcccAGAGAGCTCAgtagtaacgtctctgactgtgaaactggGTGTCACGGGATTGAATCCATcaaggagcatcagttccctcaagattatagatacaccttactgacgagtgccaaataacGCAAAACGTacgttcagggtttcctgttgactacttccaaccaccatcttatctcaattatataatagTTTGATTGACGTTGAACACAACGTATTTTGGGACTTCATATCTTGCCTCagataatagtttgaagtaTTAATACAAAATCACAAACTTCATCTAATAATGACCATTGACAATTCAAATTTAAAGAGTGTACTTTCTCAAAGCccatttgttttattcaatttattagtTATGTAATCAGCGTAAATTCATTATCATAGTATAACCAAAGAATTCGGTTACAAAactcaaaataaacaaaaatataagaAATGAAGTAAAACAACACTTATACTTAGcattatttaaaatttcaatttacTTTGAAACATTGAACTTTACATCTGATtgcttaaataaacaaaatttaagcGTATTCACTTTCGTAAACGCAACTAAATTTGATCAGATCAAATAGTTTGTTTCATTGGTTCTGACGCTATCAAGTTCAAATCTAATCGATCAgtttttatttcagtttcaAAGATTTTCTAGAAATTCAAACcaaaaaaataaacgaaaataaAATTCGAAATGTAGCTGTCAAAAGTGACTAATCTATGGGAAGTGATTGTAAAATACGTATGACAAAATTAATGTTAATAAGTTCAAAAAACTGGGAAATTttaatagctgagatcatgaatcacttgaagctagaccaccatggaaaacctggaagcactgaacggccgtttcgtcctattgtgggactcctcaccaatGCGCCTCCACGATcccatgatctgaactattaaaattactataatatccacaaaaccccttctaattataAACTAGGAAATGACAGAAAGtgtttttctgttttatgggattttaaaattttataataataaaccaCAAAACTGAATGATAATTATTGTCAACCCTGATACTTGACTTAATTGTTTCAGTACTTTTATAGTGTATGTAATACATTTTGATCATTTAGTTAATGTTTACAATTTTCTACAGTATTGAATGTTTGTAAAGTACAAGCATTTTGTAGAAACGGATAAATACatctgtggtgtatgctacttatactgactgatatgagtagtatgtagCCGCAATCGGAAGCAGTATGCTTTGAGGCAGAAGATTGAATtaaagagaaaataaaataaatcatggAGTAACCATGATAACAAAAAATTAGAGGAATGATGGAGTATGTATAGGACAACTCAAAAAAAAATgttcaaatgatgtatttaatgtattttaCGAAAGCACTGTGTAATTATGGTTTTCACACCAAGTCTCATTCACTACACATTCACTTCCTGCTTACATCAGTTGAAATATTAGGCATAAGATGTAACGGCTGAATGCATTCAATAAACTTAGAAGTTACATCACTAGCTCTTAGTTAAAACAACTTTCATCGTTATTTGTGTTCCTTAAAATTATTTTTGGCAGCGGTAGTTAGTATTTATTACTTTTTGTCATATAAGTAAAATGATGGCGGGTTTATAGTTCCTTCCGAAATTCTCACTCAAAATATTCAGTCGAGCATTAAAAAACACTGCAAATTCAATTTCTCTGAATATATGGACTTTGTCTTGACGTCAAACAATTTTAAGGTCTACAGATAAAACTAATAAAGCGTAAAACTAATCAGGTGTACAATACGTTTAAGCCCCTAGATCATGTTGTGTCGACTGATGTTTTGTAGGCCTTGATCAAGACACAGTATGAAACGACGTTTGTTAAATACTCTCAAATcaaaatctctcaccattctaAAGTTTGTTGATCTTTCAGCGCATTGTTTTCTCACAGCAATATATAATAATGAGTCAGCTGTTATTAGAATTTTTACCAACTCCTTAGTAAACCATATTGGAGTAATAATGAagtaaatataaacaacacTGTAAGAGTACTTTGTCCTCTTgataatatgttgaatgaagccctcaaatgccctggtacagcctcTCGAAATGTCACATGGccactgtcagagaagtcctactcactgccttctcgtggcgagggtgttgtttaccaaatcaAGAGGACGAAAAAAGAATATTCTGGGCTTTAACCTAGCTGAtggacacggaggatccacctaggggagttagaaaaccctgattctaaacaaatggtgtacatgggctccaggattctgagagaacaaatggcgtatgaaccaattattgatcacctgctaccatgggattgcatatCCTCACGATGCACCATTGCCTTatagattagacctttaggtcggaggctccgtgtgtggcccccttGCTTCTGTCTAgatacccgggcagtatcatagcccacacaccTTTGTAGGAATATTTATGtgtacaaacaaataaatgttgTATGTATGGGAAGTTAAATTGTTCGAAGTTAGAAATAAACAGCTGTTTGCTTCGTTaagttttttcaaataaaactaACTTACAGTGTAAATAATTTTGCCGAAAACGTTTAGTAACATTAaagcgaatatatatataaacccgAAAGATGGATTTTAAGTCCTAAATACATGCCACAAACATCGTGGTGGTGAATTCAAGTTTATCCATTTATTCCTTGAAAATGCCACTACACAACAATAGGTTTTCGTGTGTGAAATAATGTGAAGTGTCGATTGATAATAAATCCAAATTTTTCCCTACTGCTGGTTACGTGATCTTATGTTTTATGGATTTTTTAAAGATGCATTATGATTATTAGTAAAAGATGGAAAGAAAAGGATATTTAAAAAGAACATAATGATCGTCCTAACAAAGCCCAAATTTCATTGTTGTGGAGCAACTTAGAACTTTCTAATAGTTAACTACTGTTATCTAAATGTGAATTGATTAATCAACTCACAGTAGCACGAAAATTCAATTTTACAGGACAATAACGGACAAAAATATCATAGTATttaatacatataaatattgataattgTCAATAAGATCCACTTAGGAGAAGTTTATTTGAAACTTAAAATGGAGCTCTTACGATACATGACATCGTAACTTGTGAATTCTAATAATTAGGAGAGTTTTTTAACTTTTTAACTCTATGGCCAGGATGAATATAATCTGGTTATGTACCGGATATGATATTAATAAATACTATAATCAGTACTATGGTGAGTGTTCCTGAAATTTCTAGTAACTGGATTATTTTGCAATATTGTTGTACATATTTCTTAATAATATACTAAACTTTTCTATCTTAATAAATATACTAGAGTTTATCCTTGACGATACAACAACCTCATTACAAAAGTAAGGTTGAATACTGATCCAAAAATGGGCTTCATTAAACCAAAGATCAATATTAATTTAACGAATAACCTCAGTTCCATAGTAAATACGCGGTTTTCATTCTAATTTCTTTTCGGTGAACTATGAAACTTGAGAAGTTGTTTGTTGGAGCTTTTACTCCGCTtcaaatattattgaaatagGTAAACGTACTCGTCAAGCCTTTCTAAATCATATAATCATTAATTCTCAAGATCATTGTGTGCAGAAAATGGAAGCTTCGGGTAATAACTCAGCTAACAGTACACCTGTCTAGTTCAATAAATCAAACTTCCTCTTCGGAGGAAGTGTCAGTGTAAAtgtttactgaatagttatttatatattttattaccGAGGTTCTGAATCTTTTTACTTTTAATTACACTAGGTACTATTATTCTTCAGCGACGAAACAATGCAAAGAATTTGAATATGTTCCTGAATGTCATCTCCGAGCGCTTGTTGCAAATCATCCAATTAGTTTAACCCGGAATGTTTTTAAAGATCGAAACAGTTGTGAACAATTGtgtacaaataaacaaattcaaGCTGATGCTGTTTGGAATCCGATTGTTAAAAGAGAAACAGAGAAATTACAGCACAGATGTGAGCAGTCATTAATGAAAGGATCTTTGTGTCAGTCGAATAAAAGATCTTATAGCTGGTATtatgataaacaaatgaatCGATGTATATCTTTTGAATATCTCGGTTGCTATGGTAACGAGAACAATTTTAGATCAGAAAGGGAATGTATCACGTAAGTAAATTGTAATTATATTTTTTAGAATCCTCATATTTTGGAAATGAGTTTAAAAAATTAAGAAAGTGAATTGAAGTCTGAGGAAAGATTCCAAATATTTCAGTTCCTAAAATTTTATCTCAGTTACGTTATATTATTATAAGTTACCAAGATTATTTTGACTATTTTTCAAATAAGCATTCTATTGATTGATGAAACCAGCACAAAATCCGGGTCAATACTTTCTTCGGTGTTCATTTTTAACCATCTAAAA
This region includes:
- a CDS encoding f-spondin, putative, translating into MLSKCYQMCLACNIGYFKLSVIFHFLLFSFITFTNFDPILCLNRYNKVPNDCSEMPEYSSVIRRPGDGGLEIRIQLLPPDAKRRRGSGNNGHVILHSSDLISPNYKPAVHYLNGRDYLITVGPKLHSDTAKNGLRLESVYLTAVPLGSPESEEFHQSKGRFMPTVCSNHAIGAIRFAYNFPNHVSFVWTSPANSESTTLKYTPNAQSFNSCLEIRATIIPFHWHRFYFKNSGSLRHVLCPAEDLRQIDEWSEYLHSNTKLFRKVKSDNVKARSITNIGKFDNDDSKNHRYSDSGYYGTEELDSCSVQELPKPVRTCCACNTAIYRLIIQSEWQQQQHWRDWPTTLTGAGASHSPQYDIFHAGGYASPAVDALCTTSDVSKLESEFRNQAGENILTVIRTRGIDSMAPPEQRFRSALFAVNSSHHLLSFLSRIVPSPDWCTGLSRVDICLQNCSWPLRMQFRLEPWDAGVMTGNTYIPIETSERLREPKPMCPITPDLRPNTPFTVLTDYVSLPNSDSFSLTNLHTSGSNTFRSPNLGLPMSDQMNLLNIPSTSGRMRRQFARLGTVELELLRINEHESCATEVLQEDQAMSKASNFPRRDSYGGSFDTRTGTTESDAKRAPADLLGARCHLSEWSPWSPCTQVDLDTCSTSEAKSFWTNTPPRMWRTRHSISQSNDEDCLAAKLKEEKACEMPTAKQTCGPIPISTPHTRMNFMDTCNKLPWGPWSTCINATCTRPGMIYRWRRFPDQASKVACERHPLASQVDTCWPPSNFQCSLSELQTACLEEPPTPQRLCVRPLNTTKRYYYSSATKQCKEFEYVPECHLRALVANHPISLTRNVFKDRNSCEQLCTNKQIQADAVWNPIVKRETEKLQHRCEQSLMKGSLCQSNKRSYSWYYDKQMNRCISFEYLGCYGNENNFRSERECIT